A single genomic interval of Deltaproteobacteria bacterium harbors:
- a CDS encoding tetratricopeptide repeat protein, protein MRSAPELLLALVPLALGAACGAKPVLPLDYRRALQLERRGEHRGAIEAYAAASRSCGPDAALCDVARLRGAQLLTKVGQHQAALRAFQRLGQSTLDPETGARALLEAGRLLEGPLREPHGALGLYQQVIVRYPEEAPAVEAVRALVRLYRGSDRAASLVRLLHHLYRAVEASRLAGNLLLAAAELYEARGELRQAVAILDQLAERHPKSPVRDDGIYRAGTLLERLKDWEGALRRYRKLLAGQSYAFLGGSFGSIHMDDAQLRVGVIQLQALGRPRAALESFAAVRDDYPRSLLRDDAQWWIAQVHLQSGHREASCAALARLLRDFPDGNHARRARLQEAALRCTPVGTPPRKSW, encoded by the coding sequence ATGCGCTCCGCCCCTGAGCTCCTCCTCGCCCTCGTGCCTCTCGCGCTCGGCGCGGCCTGCGGCGCGAAGCCCGTGCTGCCGCTCGATTACCGGCGAGCGCTGCAGCTCGAACGTCGTGGAGAGCATCGAGGGGCCATCGAGGCCTACGCCGCGGCCAGCCGCTCGTGCGGGCCCGACGCCGCGCTCTGCGACGTGGCGCGGCTGCGGGGCGCGCAGCTCCTGACCAAGGTCGGCCAGCACCAGGCCGCGCTCCGCGCCTTTCAGCGCCTCGGCCAGAGCACGCTCGACCCCGAGACGGGAGCCCGCGCGCTCCTCGAGGCCGGGCGGCTACTCGAGGGCCCGCTGCGCGAGCCGCACGGGGCCCTCGGCCTCTACCAGCAGGTCATCGTCCGCTACCCGGAGGAGGCCCCTGCCGTGGAGGCGGTCCGCGCGCTCGTCAGGCTCTACCGCGGAAGCGATCGCGCGGCCTCGCTCGTCCGCCTCCTCCACCACCTCTATCGCGCCGTCGAGGCATCGCGCCTCGCGGGGAACCTGCTCCTCGCCGCGGCGGAGCTCTACGAGGCCCGCGGCGAGCTGCGTCAGGCCGTGGCCATTCTCGACCAGCTCGCGGAGCGGCACCCGAAGAGCCCCGTGCGGGACGACGGCATCTACCGGGCCGGCACCCTCCTCGAGCGACTGAAGGATTGGGAGGGGGCCCTCCGCCGCTACCGGAAGCTGCTGGCGGGCCAGAGCTACGCCTTCCTGGGCGGTTCCTTCGGCTCGATCCACATGGACGACGCCCAGCTGCGGGTCGGCGTGATCCAGCTCCAGGCGCTAGGTCGCCCGCGAGCGGCGCTCGAGAGCTTCGCCGCCGTCCGCGACGACTATCCCCGTTCGCTGCTGCGGGACGACGCTCAGTGGTGGATCGCGCAGGTCCACCTCCAGAGCGGCCATCGCGAGGCCTCCTGCGCCGCGCTCGCGCGCTTGCTCCGGGACTTTCCCGACGGCAACCACGCGCGCCGGGCCCGGTTGCAGGAGGCGGCCCTGCGCTGCACCCCCGTCGGCACCCCGCCGCGGAAGTCGTGGTAG
- a CDS encoding nucleotide sugar dehydrogenase: METLARKFKDKTARIVVVGAGYVGLPLAVEAARAGLETIAFDVDEQKVRAVNAGTSYVGDVPDTDLKPLVESGKLRAAADPVVMAGADAVIICVPTPLNKTKDPDVSMIMSAAGALLPHLHRDQLVVLESTTYPGFTREVLKPALERTGLKVGRDVFLAFSPERVDPGNPRFQTRNTPKVIGGMTDACQKLTVALYSHFIEKIVPVTSCDSAEMVKILENTFRAVNIGLVNEVALMCKKLGINTWEVIDAASTKPFGFMPFYPGPGLGGHCIPVDPHYLSWKLRTLKYNARFIELAGVINSGMPEVVTQLVADAMNDRMKTVNGSKILVLGVAYKPDIEDVRESPSLDVIELLAARGGQVSYHDPYVPKLVEGHLTMESVPFDALGSYDCVVIVTHHKCIDYLKLCKEAQLVVDTRNATKGLRSDFAEKIVTL; this comes from the coding sequence ATGGAGACTCTGGCGAGGAAGTTCAAGGACAAGACAGCGCGCATCGTCGTGGTGGGCGCGGGGTACGTGGGGCTGCCGCTGGCCGTGGAAGCGGCGCGCGCGGGCCTGGAGACGATCGCGTTCGACGTGGACGAGCAGAAGGTCCGCGCTGTCAATGCCGGCACCTCCTATGTCGGAGACGTTCCGGACACCGACCTCAAGCCCCTCGTCGAGTCCGGCAAGCTGCGCGCCGCGGCCGACCCCGTCGTCATGGCCGGCGCGGACGCCGTGATCATCTGCGTGCCGACCCCGCTCAACAAGACCAAGGATCCCGACGTCTCCATGATCATGTCGGCGGCCGGGGCGCTTCTGCCGCACCTGCACCGGGACCAGCTCGTGGTCCTCGAGTCCACCACCTACCCCGGCTTCACCCGCGAGGTGCTCAAGCCGGCCCTCGAGCGGACCGGCCTCAAGGTGGGACGCGACGTCTTCCTCGCCTTCTCCCCCGAGCGCGTGGATCCGGGCAACCCCCGCTTCCAGACCCGCAACACCCCGAAGGTGATCGGCGGAATGACCGATGCGTGCCAGAAGCTGACGGTCGCGCTCTACAGCCATTTCATCGAGAAGATCGTCCCCGTCACCTCCTGCGACTCGGCCGAGATGGTGAAGATCCTCGAGAACACCTTCCGCGCGGTGAATATCGGCCTCGTCAACGAGGTCGCCCTGATGTGCAAGAAGCTCGGGATCAACACCTGGGAGGTCATCGACGCCGCCTCGACGAAGCCCTTCGGCTTCATGCCCTTCTATCCAGGGCCGGGCCTCGGGGGGCACTGCATCCCGGTGGATCCTCACTACCTCTCGTGGAAGCTGCGCACGCTGAAGTACAACGCGCGCTTCATCGAGCTAGCCGGCGTGATCAACTCGGGCATGCCGGAGGTGGTCACCCAGCTCGTGGCGGACGCGATGAACGACCGGATGAAGACGGTCAACGGCTCCAAGATCCTCGTGCTGGGCGTGGCCTACAAGCCGGACATCGAGGACGTGCGCGAGTCGCCGTCGCTGGACGTCATCGAGCTCCTCGCCGCGAGGGGCGGGCAGGTCAGCTACCACGACCCCTACGTGCCCAAGCTCGTCGAGGGGCACCTCACCATGGAGAGCGTCCCCTTCGACGCGCTCGGCAGCTACGACTGCGTGGTGATCGTGACCCACCACAAGTGCATCGACTACCTGAAGCTCTGCAAGGAAGCGCAGCTCGTGGTGGATACCCGCAACGCGACCAAGGGCCTGCGCTCCGACTTCGCCGAGAAGATCGTCACCCTCTAG
- the ltaE gene encoding low-specificity L-threonine aldolase, with protein MIPVELRSDTMTRPTAAMRRAISEAEVGDDVWGEDPTVKRLQTKVAELLGKEAALFVPSGTMANQIALLCHTQRGDEVLLGWGSHCTSYEAGAAGAFAGIQTQELGRAGLLTAEELAAALRPPNGHQAHQRLVWLENSHNRGGGRVYAPAAVRAIAGVARAAGLALHLDGARLLNAATACDCSPAELVAAVDSTSICLSKGLGAPAGSVLAGTRAFIERARRARTMFGGGLRQAGILAAAGLHALDHHVRRLVEDHDNARLLASGLAGLPGLRLDPTAVETNIVIFDLEPPAPDAETLVARARAAGVLVAAVGPRRVRAVTHLDVNRAQCEHAISVLDHALRP; from the coding sequence ATGATCCCCGTCGAACTCCGCAGCGACACCATGACCCGGCCCACGGCCGCGATGCGCCGAGCCATCTCCGAGGCCGAGGTGGGCGACGACGTGTGGGGCGAGGATCCCACCGTGAAGCGGCTCCAGACGAAGGTGGCCGAGCTCCTCGGCAAGGAGGCCGCGCTCTTCGTCCCGTCGGGCACGATGGCGAACCAGATCGCCCTCCTCTGCCACACGCAGCGCGGAGACGAGGTGCTGCTCGGCTGGGGGAGCCACTGCACGAGCTACGAGGCCGGAGCGGCGGGCGCCTTCGCGGGGATCCAGACCCAGGAACTCGGGCGCGCCGGGCTCCTCACCGCAGAGGAGCTCGCAGCGGCTCTGCGCCCACCCAACGGACACCAGGCCCACCAGCGCCTGGTGTGGCTCGAGAACTCGCACAACCGCGGGGGCGGTCGTGTCTATGCGCCGGCGGCGGTGCGCGCGATCGCGGGGGTGGCGCGCGCCGCGGGGCTGGCGCTCCACCTCGACGGCGCGCGGCTCCTGAACGCGGCCACCGCGTGCGACTGCTCGCCGGCGGAGCTCGTCGCGGCCGTGGACTCCACCTCGATCTGCCTCAGCAAGGGGCTCGGGGCCCCCGCGGGGTCGGTCCTCGCGGGGACGCGCGCCTTCATCGAGCGTGCGCGACGGGCACGCACCATGTTCGGCGGCGGACTGCGCCAGGCGGGGATCCTGGCCGCCGCCGGGCTGCACGCGCTGGATCATCACGTGCGTCGGCTCGTCGAGGACCACGACAACGCGCGCCTGCTGGCCAGCGGGCTGGCGGGGCTCCCAGGCCTGCGCCTCGACCCGACCGCGGTCGAAACGAACATCGTGATCTTCGACCTCGAGCCCCCGGCCCCCGACGCCGAGACGCTGGTCGCACGCGCGCGTGCCGCGGGGGTCCTCGTCGCCGCCGTCGGTCCCCGACGGGTGCGCGCCGTCACGCACCTCGACGTGAACCGCGCACAATGCGAGCACGCGATCTCCGTGCTGGACCATGCGCTCCGCCCCTGA
- a CDS encoding ABC transporter permease, which translates to MSAPLPSPDARSPLLRQPAVKLGSVVVETWRAGRALLGVFVSTLRQTRAGRREPGEVGRQMFEVGNRSLFFLAVTLGFIAMVSIFQVCLQLNRVTGDLSKVGLEFIKLIIHESAPTLTAMMLATRVGAGIAAEVGSMVVTEQVDALRMCGVDPVGYLVVPRFLACLLMVPAVSVFSAVIGISSGCAMAYFTFGVNPRLFLDFTAVTHGDVITGVTKSIAFGAAIPVVSGYCGLTTHGGSEGVGSATTRAVINSSIAVLVLDFLLGTLSFIVFPPQVGQ; encoded by the coding sequence ATGAGCGCCCCCCTCCCCTCCCCCGACGCGCGCAGCCCCCTCCTCCGTCAGCCGGCGGTGAAGCTCGGCTCGGTCGTGGTCGAGACCTGGCGGGCGGGTCGCGCTCTCCTCGGGGTCTTCGTCTCGACGCTCCGTCAGACGCGGGCCGGTCGCCGCGAGCCGGGCGAGGTCGGCCGCCAGATGTTCGAGGTGGGCAACCGGTCGCTCTTCTTCCTGGCCGTGACCCTCGGCTTCATCGCCATGGTCTCCATCTTTCAGGTCTGCCTGCAGCTGAACCGCGTCACGGGTGACCTCTCCAAAGTCGGGCTCGAGTTCATCAAGCTCATCATCCACGAATCCGCCCCGACGTTGACGGCCATGATGCTCGCCACCCGCGTCGGCGCCGGCATCGCCGCCGAGGTCGGCTCGATGGTGGTGACCGAGCAGGTGGACGCGCTCCGCATGTGCGGCGTGGACCCGGTGGGCTACCTCGTCGTGCCGCGCTTTTTGGCCTGCCTTCTGATGGTGCCGGCGGTCTCCGTCTTCTCGGCCGTGATCGGCATCTCGAGCGGCTGTGCCATGGCCTACTTCACCTTCGGCGTGAACCCGCGACTCTTTCTCGACTTCACCGCGGTGACCCACGGCGACGTCATCACCGGAGTGACCAAGTCGATCGCCTTCGGCGCGGCGATCCCGGTGGTCTCCGGCTACTGCGGCCTCACCACGCACGGCGGCTCGGAGGGGGTCGGCTCGGCTACGACGCGGGCGGTGATCAACTCCTCCATCGCGGTCCTGGTGCTCGACTTCCTCCTCGGGACGCTCAGCTTCATCGTCTTCCCGCCGCAGGTGGGCCAATGA
- a CDS encoding MCE family protein: MRDRGIEFKVGLLVLGALGVLAALIVTLGNFSLAKGFTVSVDFEFTGNLHAGAPVKVAGIRLGKVQKIEFLGGRPDPKTGRRVFVRTSLWLDDQAKGTVYSDAEFFINTQGVLGEQYVEIVPGTPAARPIEDGQVLSGVTPPRTDLIVARLYEFLEGATRLLTRERDTISDLLRSSAKAIRTVDTLLTANQDEIKRLLGSLDKFALETTELVKSVRAGVGDPRRLSAIVGNLDKTTASVSKNIDALLGKTSRTLDGLLNVTDAIGPPEKKNVKRALDQLVKLADRVYLIAGDARTMVERLARGKGSAGAILVKDELYDDLKEMVRDLKRNPWKFLWRE; encoded by the coding sequence ATGCGCGATCGGGGTATCGAGTTCAAGGTGGGCCTGCTGGTGCTGGGGGCGCTCGGCGTCCTCGCCGCGCTCATCGTCACCCTCGGGAACTTCTCCCTCGCCAAGGGCTTCACGGTGTCGGTGGACTTCGAGTTCACCGGCAACCTGCACGCCGGCGCCCCGGTCAAGGTGGCCGGCATCCGGCTCGGGAAGGTACAGAAGATCGAGTTCCTCGGCGGCCGCCCCGACCCGAAGACCGGTCGGCGGGTCTTCGTGCGCACCAGCCTCTGGCTCGACGACCAGGCCAAGGGGACCGTCTATTCCGACGCCGAGTTCTTCATCAACACCCAAGGGGTCCTCGGCGAGCAGTACGTGGAGATCGTCCCCGGCACCCCCGCGGCGCGCCCGATCGAGGACGGCCAGGTGCTCTCCGGCGTCACGCCCCCCCGCACCGACCTCATCGTGGCCCGGCTCTACGAGTTCCTCGAGGGGGCCACCCGGCTCCTCACACGCGAGCGGGACACGATCAGCGACCTGCTCCGCTCCTCGGCCAAGGCGATCCGCACCGTGGATACGCTCCTCACAGCCAATCAGGACGAGATCAAGCGGCTCCTCGGCAGCCTGGACAAGTTCGCCCTCGAGACGACCGAGCTCGTGAAGTCCGTCCGCGCCGGCGTCGGGGACCCCCGGCGCCTGAGCGCGATCGTCGGGAACCTCGACAAGACCACCGCCTCCGTGAGCAAGAACATCGACGCGCTCCTCGGCAAGACGAGCCGCACCCTGGACGGCCTGCTCAACGTGACGGACGCCATCGGCCCCCCCGAGAAGAAGAACGTGAAGCGGGCCCTCGACCAGCTCGTGAAGCTGGCCGACCGCGTCTACCTCATCGCCGGGGACGCGAGGACCATGGTCGAGCGGCTCGCGCGCGGCAAGGGGAGCGCGGGGGCCATCCTCGTCAAGGACGAGCTCTACGACGACCTCAAGGAGATGGTGCGCGACCTGAAGCGAAACCCCTGGAAGTTTCTCTGGCGCGAGTAG
- a CDS encoding ATP-binding cassette domain-containing protein: MIEFRQVHKAFGAQQVLRGLTLEVRKGEILFIIGTSGVGKSVTIKHLVGLLQPDRGEILLDGVPVHGLPERAYYPLRKRCGMVFQHSTLFDSLSVLDNVALPLRKHRRLSERAAREEALRRLEIVQMERFAARYPSELGDGLRKRVAIARTLTLDPEYVLFDEPTTGLDPVSARRVDQLILRLKELGVTSVVVSHDLKSIFGVADRIAFIYQGVVHLLGTPAEFRETRDPVVRQFIEGRSDGPMETPGF; encoded by the coding sequence ATGATCGAGTTCCGTCAGGTCCACAAGGCCTTCGGCGCGCAACAGGTCCTGCGCGGACTCACGCTCGAGGTGCGAAAGGGCGAGATCCTCTTCATCATCGGCACCTCCGGCGTCGGGAAGTCCGTCACCATCAAGCACCTGGTGGGGCTCCTGCAACCCGACCGGGGCGAGATCCTCCTCGACGGCGTGCCGGTCCACGGACTCCCCGAGCGGGCCTACTATCCCCTGCGCAAGCGCTGCGGGATGGTCTTCCAGCACTCCACGCTCTTCGATTCGCTCTCGGTGCTCGACAACGTGGCCCTGCCCCTCCGCAAGCATCGCCGCCTGAGCGAGCGTGCCGCGCGCGAGGAGGCCCTGCGCCGGCTCGAGATCGTCCAGATGGAGCGTTTCGCCGCGCGCTATCCGTCGGAGCTCGGCGACGGTCTTCGCAAGCGGGTGGCCATCGCGCGCACCCTGACCCTGGACCCGGAGTACGTCCTCTTCGATGAGCCGACCACCGGCCTCGACCCCGTCTCCGCGCGTCGCGTGGACCAGCTCATTCTTCGACTGAAGGAGCTCGGCGTCACCTCGGTGGTGGTGAGCCACGATCTGAAGAGCATCTTCGGCGTGGCGGACCGCATCGCCTTCATCTATCAGGGGGTCGTCCACCTCCTCGGCACGCCGGCGGAGTTCCGCGAGACGCGCGACCCCGTGGTGCGCCAGTTCATCGAGGGTCGCTCCGACGGACCCATGGAAACGCCCGGCTTCTGA
- a CDS encoding ABC transporter permease → MQRLGSTVLGTTRQVGGVGVLLLQVLRALLPYPSMDGRELWRNLYKMGVRSVPIIILTAFFTGAILVIQSGIFVRRFGATGLLGWGTGYSTFREIGPILIALMFSGRVGANNTAELGTMTVTEQIDGLRALAIDPVRYLIVPRVTSMMIMLFLLTVIGDLVAISGGALFGKLVVGVDFSIFWQSLLANLTEWDLLHGLIKSAAFGLVISLTSCYFGISVRGGAVGVGRAVNAAVVAAAVGILVVDCLLTLSLE, encoded by the coding sequence ATCCAGCGCCTCGGCAGCACCGTGCTCGGCACCACCCGCCAGGTGGGCGGCGTGGGCGTCCTGCTCCTCCAGGTCCTTCGCGCCCTCCTCCCGTATCCCTCGATGGACGGCCGCGAGCTCTGGCGCAACCTCTACAAGATGGGGGTGCGTTCGGTACCGATCATCATCCTCACCGCCTTCTTCACCGGCGCGATCCTTGTCATCCAGAGCGGCATCTTCGTGCGGCGCTTCGGCGCCACCGGCCTCCTCGGCTGGGGGACGGGCTACTCCACCTTCCGCGAGATCGGCCCCATCCTGATCGCCCTCATGTTCAGCGGACGCGTCGGAGCCAACAACACGGCCGAGCTCGGCACGATGACGGTCACCGAGCAGATCGACGGCCTACGGGCCCTGGCCATCGACCCCGTGCGCTACCTGATCGTGCCGCGCGTGACCTCGATGATGATCATGCTCTTCCTCCTGACCGTGATCGGGGACCTCGTCGCCATCTCGGGCGGGGCCCTCTTCGGCAAGCTGGTCGTGGGGGTGGATTTCTCCATTTTCTGGCAGAGCCTGCTCGCCAACCTGACGGAGTGGGACCTCCTCCACGGCCTCATCAAGTCCGCTGCCTTCGGACTGGTGATCTCCCTGACCAGCTGCTACTTCGGCATCAGCGTGCGGGGAGGTGCCGTCGGAGTGGGGCGCGCGGTGAACGCCGCGGTGGTCGCGGCCGCCGTGGGGATCCTCGTGGTGGACTGCCTCCTCACCCTCTCGCTCGAGTGA
- a CDS encoding MCE family protein, with product MLVSERLQQAVGVALVLLLGGALGLLVRASRHPLTTGYRLHVDFARVENLKEGVDVRLSGRRLGRVLAVRRSIPGETPPPLGPVRVTVWIERAQGQLFWRNAQVYLNSVGGVIGERYLEVGPPAGAPEAPAAPESALRGIDPPVLDRLLNESFRTMNLALRILKEEAPSLRTIGSGMAHIRKLLAETGVNEAPGRLKARVVTLLDELRGLENAFNQATEGGRAVTRLRGRVERLVDGHGPQVRTLVRRAERLSTAVGELEQLVDPRKKALVAAFERLDRAATLAKAMTRQIAALMARVERGEGSLARLAKDPELVDDFKESQRTIRETPWKVLGKPPRERAPRGAPKR from the coding sequence ATGCTGGTCTCCGAGCGGCTGCAGCAGGCGGTGGGCGTGGCCCTCGTGCTCCTCCTCGGAGGGGCGCTCGGGCTGCTCGTCCGCGCGAGCCGCCACCCGCTCACCACCGGCTACCGCCTGCACGTGGACTTTGCCCGGGTGGAGAACCTGAAGGAGGGCGTCGACGTGCGGCTCTCGGGACGACGCCTGGGGCGGGTGCTGGCGGTGCGGCGTTCCATCCCGGGCGAGACGCCCCCTCCTCTCGGCCCGGTGCGCGTCACGGTCTGGATCGAGCGCGCGCAGGGCCAGCTCTTCTGGCGCAACGCCCAGGTCTACCTGAACTCCGTCGGGGGGGTGATCGGCGAGCGCTACCTCGAGGTCGGTCCGCCCGCCGGAGCGCCCGAGGCTCCGGCTGCGCCCGAGTCCGCGCTCCGCGGCATCGACCCGCCGGTGCTGGACCGGCTGCTGAACGAGAGCTTCCGCACCATGAACCTCGCCCTCCGGATCTTGAAGGAGGAGGCTCCGAGCCTGCGCACCATCGGCAGCGGGATGGCGCACATTCGGAAGCTCCTCGCGGAGACCGGGGTGAACGAGGCCCCGGGGCGGCTAAAGGCACGCGTCGTGACCCTTCTCGACGAGCTTCGGGGCCTCGAGAACGCGTTCAACCAGGCCACCGAGGGAGGTCGCGCGGTCACCCGCCTGCGCGGCCGCGTGGAGCGCCTGGTCGACGGGCACGGGCCGCAGGTGCGGACGCTCGTACGCCGCGCCGAGCGCCTCTCCACGGCGGTGGGCGAGCTCGAGCAGCTCGTCGACCCGCGCAAGAAGGCCCTGGTCGCCGCGTTCGAGCGGCTGGACCGGGCGGCTACGCTCGCGAAGGCCATGACCCGTCAGATCGCGGCCCTGATGGCCCGCGTGGAGCGCGGCGAAGGGAGTCTCGCGCGCCTCGCCAAGGACCCCGAGCTCGTGGACGACTTCAAGGAGTCGCAGCGCACGATCCGCGAGACCCCCTGGAAGGTCCTCGGCAAGCCCCCGCGCGAGCGCGCCCCCCGCGGCGCACCGAAGAGGTAG
- a CDS encoding flippase-like domain-containing protein — MKKLLVRLLLSLLIGGGMLYLATRTISFDGTWAALTEARWWLLVPYLGAMVLQHLFRAWRWGHLLAHFEVVPFTRLLPLATVGFFAILALPLRMGELVRPFLVAHPPKLKMSHALGTLAVERVVDGLILALLAFGAVAEARTRVPVPSWLVATGWIALGLFLAALVVLVMTIWQRERAVTLCRRLFGLVSERLAEKAAGVAQGIVEGFRVLPDLRRVLPFLLGTALYWIFNAVAIWVLGLAFRMDLSFAASIGIMGLVGVGIMIPAGPGFVGNFELFADGALQLYLPAAQRKAVGGAFILVNHALNASWYAVAGLAGMLASHVSMARVVEVSVEKQDDAAAPPPAEKMDSDTRPADPGAGVAP; from the coding sequence GTGAAAAAGCTCCTCGTCCGCCTCCTCCTCTCGCTGCTCATCGGCGGCGGGATGCTCTACCTGGCCACGCGCACGATTTCTTTCGATGGCACCTGGGCCGCGCTGACCGAGGCGCGGTGGTGGCTCCTCGTGCCGTACCTCGGCGCGATGGTCCTGCAGCACCTCTTTCGGGCCTGGCGCTGGGGACACCTCCTGGCGCACTTCGAAGTGGTGCCCTTCACCCGGCTCCTCCCCCTCGCCACCGTAGGCTTCTTCGCGATCCTCGCCCTCCCCTTGCGCATGGGGGAGCTGGTGCGCCCCTTCCTCGTGGCGCACCCTCCGAAGCTCAAGATGAGCCACGCGCTCGGCACCCTGGCGGTCGAGCGCGTGGTGGACGGCCTCATCCTGGCGCTGCTGGCCTTCGGGGCCGTGGCGGAGGCGCGCACCCGCGTGCCCGTGCCCTCCTGGCTCGTCGCCACGGGGTGGATCGCCCTCGGGCTCTTTCTGGCCGCGCTCGTCGTGCTGGTCATGACGATCTGGCAGCGAGAACGGGCTGTGACCCTCTGCCGGCGCCTCTTCGGGCTCGTCTCCGAGCGACTGGCGGAGAAGGCCGCCGGCGTGGCGCAGGGGATCGTGGAGGGCTTTCGCGTGCTACCCGACCTGCGCCGCGTGCTCCCCTTCCTCCTCGGGACCGCGCTCTACTGGATCTTCAACGCGGTGGCGATCTGGGTGCTCGGGCTCGCCTTCCGGATGGACCTCTCGTTCGCCGCCTCGATCGGCATCATGGGGCTGGTCGGTGTGGGGATCATGATCCCCGCCGGCCCCGGCTTCGTCGGCAACTTCGAGCTGTTCGCCGACGGGGCACTGCAGCTCTACCTGCCTGCGGCGCAGCGCAAGGCGGTCGGCGGAGCCTTCATCCTCGTGAACCACGCGCTGAACGCCAGCTGGTACGCGGTGGCCGGCCTGGCGGGGATGCTGGCCTCGCACGTCTCGATGGCCCGCGTGGTGGAGGTCTCCGTCGAGAAGCAGGACGACGCGGCGGCGCCTCCTCCCGCCGAGAAAATGGACAGCGACACCCGCCCGGCGGATCCTGGGGCGGGAGTCGCTCCATGA
- a CDS encoding ATP-binding cassette domain-containing protein: MIRLEDVHKAFDEPLLSGIDLAIARGTIWGLVGPAASGKSVLLKLICGLVRPDHGRILVGEDDLTTLEEHELMRPRRRIGMLFQNNALFDFMNVQDNVAFPLVRAGVAPEEALARAAARLKAVGLAGSELKLPSQLSGGMKKRVAVARASVSDPEIVIYDEPTAGLDPVTTSKIYELLAADHARSGATVVVVSSDVDALRSFAGEMALLYQGRLRYNGPSASIEESPDPVVRQFVRGDLEGPL; this comes from the coding sequence GTGATTCGCCTCGAGGATGTACACAAGGCCTTCGACGAGCCGCTGCTCAGCGGGATCGACCTGGCGATCGCTCGCGGGACCATCTGGGGCCTCGTGGGTCCCGCGGCCTCCGGCAAGAGCGTGCTCCTGAAGCTCATCTGCGGCCTCGTACGCCCCGACCACGGGCGGATCCTCGTCGGCGAGGACGACCTGACGACCCTCGAGGAGCACGAGCTGATGCGACCTCGACGACGCATCGGGATGCTCTTCCAGAACAACGCGCTCTTCGACTTCATGAACGTGCAGGACAACGTCGCCTTCCCCCTCGTCCGCGCCGGGGTGGCGCCCGAGGAGGCGCTCGCCCGCGCCGCCGCCCGGTTGAAGGCCGTGGGGCTCGCGGGGAGCGAGCTCAAGCTGCCGTCTCAGCTCTCGGGGGGGATGAAGAAGCGCGTCGCCGTCGCGCGCGCCAGCGTCTCGGACCCCGAGATCGTGATCTACGACGAGCCGACGGCCGGACTCGACCCGGTGACCACGAGCAAGATCTACGAGCTGCTCGCGGCGGACCACGCCCGCTCGGGAGCCACGGTGGTCGTCGTCTCGTCCGACGTGGACGCCCTGCGCTCTTTCGCCGGCGAGATGGCCCTGCTCTACCAGGGGAGGCTGCGCTACAACGGCCCCTCCGCCTCCATCGAGGAGAGCCCCGACCCCGTCGTGCGCCAGTTCGTGCGCGGTGACCTGGAGGGACCGCTATGA